A stretch of the Bacillus sp. B-jedd genome encodes the following:
- a CDS encoding carboxypeptidase regulatory-like domain-containing protein: protein MSFIRRKAGKRVFSVLLSMLVLLSTFAPEMALAAEAKPPSFSEEELKLEKKREEEAKSASKSDKKDEAAKPDAEGEEEGLPGLLKGLGITPPPLKDDQALAKKEKDEAKLQKAFEKSNEVDVIIRMKDQTDLQKIYPQVKQKKNRTEKIQTIKETLTEKANNSQKGLQQALKAMETKGKAKQKASLWIINGISATVTKEALEELKKRDDIESITLDEVLQLPEVTVEETKPRLPEWGLEKIFAPKVWGKYGLKGEGIVVGIMDSGVDGQHEALRKNYRGRDGNHQYSWIDVSGDNYSTPNDGSGHGTHVAGSAVGGGDGEPIGVAPGAEWIAAKIFSDGGRASTSGIHEAFQWFMAPGGDPSKAPHVVNNSWGNSNTYSVEFYDDVKAWIAAGIFPAFAAGNDGPGSQTIGSPGSFPESFTVGATDIYDQTAYFSSRGPVFWQDANGERKRYIKPDISAPGHQIYSAWPTKLNKGKYNTISGTSMATPHVTGAVALLYQANPNLTIDEAKAILKETVRKEGHMGTLPNDSYGEGIIDIYQAVTEAAFAGDLKGSVKNKDAEPLTATLEIEAEDIVKKISEKGTFSFKIREGSHQVKVTSFGYKPYEGTVVVKKGQVTSIDFVLEDAESYNVSGKVIDEAGKPVPYAFLRLKNTPLTAIRTDGEGNFEIRKVPAGTYSLTLTGEGIQSKSEELSVKQNTTVEIKVKRLAVPLGKEWSVANGNNARTGVSGNAIDVNGLVKGWEYNTESKGEILFSTPAAAGGKVVLTTDRGWVVALDAKSGKEQWAVRIGSTNRSSPTIHGDTVYLSGGQDGKIYALDLKNGSIKWNTATGALAVYESPIYHEGTLFVSSDLTANAQLYALNAETGAKLWSVKLGAPTYFGPSVGNGLIFIGSYDNQTIRALNIEDGREVWQKRISAEGIASKPVFADGTLYFMGINFGTDGGTLYAVDAATGADKWKVPDIGDTQAASPIVYENMVIMGSSVQPNVRAFDKQTGKEIWSNKDVGTSLNSGSVTANGLLFFASTNGSVSVLDVYTGERLKDMILPVYSTSGIPILPGQVILPYLTGVESYQSPGIFEGVLTDKGGQGVQATLTVEETGESVTADKDGSFVLKHVPGEYTVRISLYGKKQVTEKVAFVSGYKLKKNYKLEDAEKGSFAITVKDKRTGKVLDGVSVELPAAGIKGVTDAEGIFAKDGVFEGTWDIAFSLGGFKEGKSKITVKPGEAAALTFELPPIDIAVLNDLKGDITKTLEKKGYAVEERGWDVVNDIGRYRVLYLNGAYGSDGVKPTEAEVKNLVDEAKKHNVSLIFTDQWGSGYGSIHHLKDFYNNPADLGHDYSVGEVMLKVEAEHPITKGYKAGSEVPVLVRHADFAWFNHYSGRTIGKIGATSIGFVGVGVAYQAVSENSAHLLLSSHTSAPWETTEGWQQGNYNILFNSLDYLFNAQYGKISGTVKDSEGNPLEASIEVVETGVKAKSGTDGNFELFHDEGTYTLEVRGKGLGTVTEKITVAKGEPVSVNAVLGGSERGTLEGTITDALSKLELAGVKVEVTNAAGEKVAEVQSAANGRFELTGLEEETYKLSFTKDGYIPYSQSVDVARHTGEIDVKMHTMPRVAVVGDHYSSDSNFKAFLKGYGIPVTDVQPADLAAKMKDFDVVLINDPSSSSFTKAVFENSMKAADDAGTSVIFGEAYWSTSGLNHLVNYRKDPDSRTVVRNTMQPAAYKVLSEHPIFNGFKKGDSINITSPAGATVASFKNYSGYPLAEISHEGGSSLGLGVAYKPRTENSVEVLLGGHGFSSYRGARDYTDDGKQIFLNTILWAANAKFPVIHGTVTDENGDPLNADIKVKGQPFSAKSDAGTGAFSIALLEGDYELTVSAYGYETKTVNAGAVIDGEPLSIKMDVAGDVGTVSGSVESKKDGKALSGAKITLVGKPRSAESNLQGQFRLAKVEPGTYTVMVEKEGFVRNEVEVKVAAGEDVVLNVKLLPSPTVGVIVDLTASGKTFKQYLEERGYKVEYLTYKDLDKLDGVDVVFANSDYNNNAIPTKAEFKAFQEALDQKRKSIIWTGQAGGRGSIRYLQEYDGDPATVFDGTNKTGSTGTVKEEHPLTAGFKAGDVIEIPGKSGYYYGFDRYSGKTAVDFEQTMTGQKGSMVAYKGRTNGSVEILLANMTISHVFIPNDPTLFDAGREKLLINAINWAIAEKAPLVGELHGTIKNETGLAVKGDVFIKETGIKVAAKQDGKFYAGLEAGTYTLVVNAFGHKEKEFTVTIKNGQILNDSFVLQSENAGTVKGKLIDASTKGEIEGAVVEVLGTPVVAKSNAAGQFELSLPHGSYEVRISAAGYKPVFEVVKVSEGQETALNISMFASEKIAVLASTANINRLKPFLESYGYDVDYHIYTNFEPMIEEIADYKLIIANDISSTMKDRFKVMIEKANENETSIIFPGQYGFGSIVDLSNNYSDPKKVTSNYVDKELNIRVDENHAIFRGFEQGKEYPLLLNPKGPVQYSVYEGYSGTTLGNITNPVKGDIGASVAYKFSSPNSVHILLSTLQVGSYGNPADRWTDNAIKLYLNAIDYGLTASQGEIKGTVTDAKGKPIGGALVTIPGTSVKTATNSAGIYRIGIGIGKYEVKVQARGFVEQVGSVEILETGSSAELNFTLESIEASDLKGAVVDKVTGKAIAGAALTLIPEDEPDFKGSAVSGTDGSYVFENLLPGNYKVEVKVAGYLPATFDATVGDKDVELKIELNAFEVAVLGDRNGAISSLLNSKDIFAEEKGWELLGQLEKYRAVVINTNGGTKEQVSQLIKESDEKSVSIIFSGTWGVKEGSIALLKEATGKPDYGDGGYNEGAVYVKALEDHPLFDGLAAGEDGLIRIHAEKSPYATFKNYTGTALAGLTVDGADKGTAIAYEFRGKEHLHLLLSSFAATNIIGPESGWTAEGKQMFANAVKWAMDAEQQLPVAPVWDAAEVKVNSGEPAVVTGKAERLAKVNVFEQSGNKRTLLGTVTADMDGAFSIELKGLVNGSHHLIAEAENFAGKVESQMPMKLVVAGKPGKKAS from the coding sequence TTGTCGTTTATTAGAAGGAAAGCTGGGAAAAGAGTGTTTTCTGTTCTTTTGTCGATGCTGGTGTTATTGTCCACTTTTGCTCCGGAAATGGCACTTGCGGCTGAAGCAAAGCCGCCGAGCTTTTCTGAGGAAGAGCTGAAGCTGGAGAAGAAACGAGAGGAGGAAGCAAAGTCAGCAAGCAAGTCGGATAAGAAAGATGAAGCCGCAAAACCGGACGCGGAAGGTGAAGAGGAAGGACTTCCTGGCCTGCTGAAGGGGCTGGGCATCACACCGCCGCCGCTGAAGGATGACCAGGCGCTGGCCAAAAAGGAAAAAGACGAAGCAAAATTGCAAAAGGCTTTTGAAAAGAGCAATGAAGTTGATGTCATTATCAGGATGAAAGACCAAACTGACCTCCAGAAGATTTATCCTCAAGTGAAACAGAAAAAGAACCGCACCGAGAAAATCCAAACTATCAAAGAAACCCTCACCGAGAAAGCAAACAACTCGCAAAAAGGACTTCAACAAGCTTTAAAGGCTATGGAAACGAAGGGAAAGGCTAAGCAAAAGGCATCATTATGGATTATAAACGGCATATCCGCAACTGTCACGAAGGAAGCGCTGGAGGAATTGAAAAAGCGGGATGACATCGAGTCGATCACGCTTGATGAAGTTTTGCAGCTTCCAGAAGTAACGGTTGAAGAGACGAAGCCGAGGCTGCCGGAATGGGGCCTGGAAAAAATATTCGCACCGAAAGTTTGGGGCAAATATGGGTTGAAGGGCGAAGGAATTGTCGTCGGCATCATGGACTCTGGGGTCGATGGGCAGCACGAAGCGCTTCGGAAAAATTACCGAGGGCGAGACGGCAACCATCAGTATTCCTGGATTGATGTGTCCGGCGATAATTATTCCACTCCGAATGACGGAAGCGGCCATGGCACACACGTTGCCGGAAGCGCGGTTGGCGGAGGGGATGGCGAGCCGATTGGTGTTGCGCCGGGAGCCGAGTGGATTGCGGCTAAAATCTTCTCCGACGGAGGCCGCGCCTCAACCTCAGGTATCCACGAGGCGTTCCAATGGTTCATGGCGCCGGGCGGAGACCCTTCCAAAGCACCGCATGTTGTCAATAATTCATGGGGGAATTCGAATACATATTCGGTCGAATTCTATGATGATGTGAAGGCATGGATTGCGGCGGGCATTTTCCCGGCTTTTGCGGCGGGAAATGATGGGCCAGGTTCGCAGACGATCGGTTCCCCTGGAAGCTTCCCGGAATCATTCACGGTCGGAGCGACGGATATTTATGACCAAACCGCCTATTTCTCTAGCCGCGGGCCGGTTTTTTGGCAGGATGCGAACGGCGAGCGGAAGCGGTACATCAAACCTGATATTTCCGCGCCTGGCCACCAGATCTATTCTGCCTGGCCAACGAAATTGAACAAAGGCAAATACAATACGATCAGCGGTACTTCGATGGCGACTCCGCATGTTACCGGCGCGGTCGCGCTTCTGTACCAGGCGAATCCAAACCTGACCATCGATGAAGCGAAAGCAATTTTGAAAGAGACGGTCAGGAAGGAAGGCCATATGGGAACCTTGCCGAATGATTCTTACGGCGAAGGGATAATCGATATTTACCAGGCGGTGACCGAGGCGGCTTTTGCAGGCGACCTGAAGGGGAGTGTCAAGAATAAGGACGCCGAACCTTTAACGGCCACGCTTGAAATCGAAGCTGAGGATATCGTCAAGAAAATTTCCGAGAAAGGCACTTTCTCTTTCAAAATCAGGGAAGGTTCGCACCAGGTGAAGGTGACTTCCTTCGGTTATAAGCCGTACGAAGGGACGGTCGTTGTCAAAAAAGGACAAGTGACGAGCATTGACTTTGTCCTAGAAGATGCAGAGTCCTACAACGTGTCTGGAAAGGTCATTGATGAAGCCGGAAAGCCTGTCCCGTATGCATTTTTGCGGCTGAAAAACACGCCGCTGACTGCGATCAGGACGGACGGCGAAGGTAATTTTGAAATCAGGAAAGTTCCTGCCGGCACTTACAGCCTCACTTTGACCGGAGAAGGCATCCAAAGCAAATCGGAAGAGCTGTCCGTCAAGCAAAATACGACAGTTGAAATCAAAGTGAAGAGGCTTGCGGTTCCACTTGGCAAAGAGTGGAGTGTTGCGAATGGAAACAACGCGCGGACGGGCGTTTCCGGAAACGCGATTGATGTCAACGGCCTTGTAAAAGGTTGGGAATACAACACCGAAAGCAAAGGGGAGATCCTCTTTTCGACCCCGGCAGCCGCAGGCGGTAAAGTCGTCCTGACGACGGACCGTGGCTGGGTTGTGGCGCTTGACGCCAAATCCGGGAAAGAGCAGTGGGCTGTCAGGATTGGCAGCACGAACCGCTCCTCGCCGACCATCCACGGAGATACCGTCTATCTTTCCGGCGGGCAGGATGGCAAAATATATGCACTGGACTTGAAAAATGGCAGTATCAAATGGAATACAGCCACTGGTGCATTGGCTGTATATGAGTCGCCGATTTACCATGAAGGAACATTGTTCGTTTCTTCCGACCTGACGGCAAACGCCCAATTGTATGCGCTGAACGCGGAAACAGGGGCGAAGCTGTGGAGCGTGAAGCTTGGCGCGCCAACGTACTTCGGGCCGAGCGTCGGGAATGGTCTGATCTTCATCGGCAGCTATGATAACCAAACGATCCGCGCCTTGAACATAGAAGACGGCAGGGAAGTTTGGCAAAAACGGATTTCCGCTGAAGGCATTGCCTCGAAGCCTGTCTTTGCGGACGGCACCCTCTATTTCATGGGAATCAATTTTGGCACGGACGGTGGTACGCTCTATGCGGTCGACGCGGCGACCGGCGCTGACAAATGGAAGGTTCCGGACATCGGGGACACCCAGGCAGCATCGCCAATCGTTTATGAAAACATGGTCATCATGGGTTCTTCGGTCCAGCCGAACGTGAGGGCTTTTGACAAGCAGACAGGCAAGGAAATTTGGAGCAACAAGGATGTCGGCACGTCGCTGAACAGTGGTTCGGTCACGGCGAATGGCCTGCTGTTCTTCGCTTCGACGAATGGTTCCGTATCGGTCCTTGATGTGTATACCGGTGAGCGGTTGAAGGATATGATTCTCCCGGTCTACAGCACGTCAGGCATTCCGATCCTCCCAGGCCAGGTGATTTTGCCATACCTTACAGGCGTCGAAAGCTATCAATCACCAGGGATTTTCGAAGGGGTTCTGACTGATAAAGGCGGACAGGGGGTCCAGGCGACTCTCACAGTTGAAGAAACGGGTGAATCTGTGACAGCCGACAAGGACGGCAGCTTTGTCCTTAAGCATGTACCTGGTGAATATACCGTCCGTATTTCGCTTTATGGCAAAAAACAAGTCACAGAAAAGGTCGCATTCGTTTCCGGCTACAAGCTGAAAAAGAACTACAAGCTTGAAGATGCGGAAAAAGGATCGTTCGCGATCACCGTCAAGGATAAGCGGACAGGCAAAGTGCTTGATGGCGTATCGGTTGAGCTGCCGGCTGCCGGCATAAAGGGTGTCACCGACGCGGAAGGCATTTTTGCAAAAGATGGTGTGTTCGAAGGTACTTGGGACATCGCCTTCTCGCTCGGCGGCTTTAAAGAAGGAAAAAGCAAAATTACCGTGAAGCCGGGTGAAGCAGCCGCTTTGACATTTGAGCTGCCGCCTATTGATATTGCGGTCCTGAATGACTTGAAGGGCGATATAACAAAGACTCTTGAAAAGAAAGGCTATGCGGTCGAGGAGCGCGGCTGGGATGTCGTCAATGATATTGGCCGCTACCGTGTGCTTTATTTGAACGGTGCTTACGGCTCAGATGGCGTGAAGCCAACCGAGGCGGAAGTGAAGAATCTCGTTGACGAGGCTAAAAAGCACAATGTCAGCCTCATTTTCACTGATCAATGGGGATCCGGTTACGGCTCAATCCATCATTTGAAGGATTTTTACAATAATCCCGCCGACCTTGGCCATGATTACAGTGTTGGCGAAGTCATGCTGAAGGTTGAAGCTGAACATCCGATCACGAAGGGCTATAAAGCGGGCAGCGAGGTGCCTGTCCTTGTCAGGCATGCGGATTTTGCCTGGTTCAACCATTATTCGGGACGGACGATCGGCAAAATTGGTGCCACCTCAATTGGCTTTGTCGGTGTCGGTGTCGCCTATCAGGCAGTGTCTGAAAACAGCGCTCACCTGCTTCTGTCGAGCCATACGTCGGCTCCGTGGGAAACGACAGAGGGCTGGCAGCAGGGGAACTACAATATTTTGTTTAACAGCCTCGATTATTTGTTCAATGCTCAATACGGAAAAATTTCCGGCACAGTCAAGGATTCAGAGGGTAACCCGCTTGAAGCGAGCATAGAAGTGGTGGAGACAGGCGTGAAAGCAAAGAGCGGTACCGATGGAAACTTTGAGCTGTTCCATGACGAAGGAACATATACGCTCGAAGTCCGCGGCAAGGGCCTCGGCACGGTCACCGAAAAAATCACTGTCGCAAAAGGCGAGCCTGTAAGCGTGAATGCTGTCCTTGGCGGCTCGGAACGGGGGACGCTGGAAGGGACAATAACCGATGCGCTTTCGAAACTCGAACTTGCGGGAGTGAAAGTGGAAGTCACGAACGCGGCCGGTGAAAAAGTGGCCGAAGTGCAGTCAGCTGCCAATGGCCGGTTTGAACTGACCGGGCTTGAAGAGGAAACGTATAAGCTTTCGTTTACAAAAGATGGCTACATTCCTTATTCGCAGTCTGTCGATGTGGCGCGCCACACAGGTGAAATTGATGTAAAGATGCACACGATGCCGAGGGTGGCGGTTGTCGGTGATCACTATTCGAGCGACTCGAATTTCAAGGCGTTCCTGAAGGGGTATGGCATCCCGGTGACTGATGTCCAGCCGGCAGACCTCGCCGCGAAAATGAAGGATTTCGATGTTGTGCTCATCAATGACCCGAGCAGCTCCTCGTTTACGAAGGCTGTTTTTGAAAATTCGATGAAAGCTGCCGATGATGCCGGAACGAGTGTCATTTTCGGCGAAGCGTACTGGAGCACGTCCGGGCTGAATCATCTTGTGAATTACCGGAAGGATCCGGATTCAAGGACAGTTGTCCGGAACACGATGCAGCCAGCAGCTTATAAAGTGCTCTCAGAGCATCCAATCTTTAATGGCTTTAAAAAGGGAGACAGCATTAACATCACGTCACCTGCCGGCGCTACAGTCGCTTCGTTCAAAAACTACAGCGGCTATCCGTTGGCGGAAATTTCACACGAAGGCGGCTCGTCCCTTGGACTTGGCGTGGCGTATAAGCCGAGGACCGAGAACAGCGTGGAAGTGCTGTTGGGCGGCCACGGATTCTCCTCTTACCGAGGGGCAAGGGATTACACCGATGATGGAAAGCAAATTTTCCTGAATACGATCCTCTGGGCGGCGAATGCCAAGTTCCCGGTTATCCACGGAACCGTTACTGATGAAAATGGCGATCCACTGAACGCTGATATCAAGGTGAAGGGCCAGCCATTCTCTGCAAAATCGGACGCCGGAACTGGCGCATTCTCAATTGCGCTTCTTGAAGGCGATTATGAATTGACAGTCAGCGCCTACGGCTATGAAACGAAGACCGTGAATGCCGGCGCGGTGATTGACGGAGAACCGCTGTCAATTAAGATGGACGTTGCCGGTGATGTCGGCACAGTTAGCGGATCTGTTGAAAGCAAGAAAGACGGAAAAGCGCTTTCCGGGGCAAAAATCACGCTAGTCGGCAAGCCTCGTTCGGCCGAGTCAAATCTGCAGGGACAATTCAGACTGGCGAAGGTGGAACCTGGAACCTACACTGTGATGGTTGAAAAAGAAGGCTTTGTCCGTAATGAGGTCGAGGTGAAGGTTGCGGCCGGGGAAGATGTCGTCCTGAATGTGAAATTGCTGCCATCACCGACGGTCGGCGTCATTGTCGACTTGACCGCATCGGGTAAGACATTCAAGCAATACCTTGAGGAGCGCGGTTATAAGGTCGAGTATCTCACCTATAAGGATTTGGATAAACTCGATGGGGTTGATGTTGTTTTTGCCAATTCCGATTATAATAACAACGCAATCCCGACAAAAGCGGAATTCAAGGCGTTCCAGGAAGCGCTCGACCAAAAACGGAAATCCATCATTTGGACGGGGCAGGCAGGCGGCCGCGGTTCAATCCGCTATCTGCAGGAGTATGACGGTGACCCTGCGACCGTTTTTGATGGGACGAATAAAACCGGATCAACGGGGACCGTGAAGGAAGAGCACCCATTGACAGCAGGTTTCAAGGCTGGCGATGTGATTGAGATTCCTGGCAAAAGCGGCTACTATTACGGTTTTGACAGATATTCTGGCAAGACGGCAGTTGATTTTGAACAAACCATGACAGGCCAGAAGGGTTCAATGGTTGCCTATAAAGGGCGGACAAATGGGTCAGTCGAAATCCTGCTTGCGAATATGACGATCAGCCATGTGTTCATTCCGAATGACCCGACGCTGTTTGACGCGGGCCGCGAAAAGCTGCTGATCAACGCGATCAACTGGGCGATCGCCGAGAAAGCGCCGCTGGTCGGTGAGCTTCACGGGACGATTAAGAACGAAACCGGGCTGGCCGTGAAAGGCGATGTGTTCATTAAGGAAACAGGCATAAAGGTGGCCGCCAAGCAGGACGGAAAGTTCTATGCGGGACTTGAAGCAGGCACGTACACACTCGTCGTGAATGCATTCGGGCATAAGGAAAAAGAGTTTACGGTCACGATTAAGAACGGGCAGATTCTGAATGATTCGTTTGTTCTTCAATCTGAAAACGCCGGAACGGTGAAGGGTAAACTCATCGATGCTTCGACAAAGGGTGAAATTGAAGGGGCTGTTGTTGAAGTCCTTGGTACACCAGTTGTCGCGAAGTCTAACGCAGCCGGACAATTTGAACTTTCGCTGCCGCATGGCTCGTATGAGGTACGCATCAGTGCCGCCGGATATAAGCCGGTCTTCGAAGTCGTGAAGGTTAGCGAAGGGCAGGAAACGGCTTTGAATATTTCGATGTTCGCATCGGAAAAAATCGCCGTGCTGGCAAGTACAGCCAACATAAATAGGCTGAAGCCATTCCTCGAATCCTACGGTTATGACGTTGACTATCATATTTACACAAACTTTGAGCCTATGATTGAAGAGATAGCCGATTATAAGCTCATCATCGCCAACGATATTTCTTCCACGATGAAAGACCGTTTCAAGGTGATGATCGAAAAAGCGAATGAAAATGAAACGAGCATCATTTTCCCAGGACAGTATGGGTTTGGCTCGATTGTTGATTTGTCCAATAACTATAGCGATCCGAAAAAGGTGACATCGAACTATGTGGACAAGGAACTGAATATCCGGGTCGACGAAAACCATGCGATTTTCCGCGGTTTCGAGCAAGGGAAGGAGTACCCGCTTCTCCTGAATCCGAAGGGCCCGGTCCAATACTCGGTCTATGAGGGATACAGCGGTACAACGCTCGGCAATATTACCAATCCGGTGAAAGGTGACATTGGCGCGTCGGTCGCCTATAAGTTCAGCTCGCCGAACAGCGTCCATATCCTGCTGTCTACCTTGCAGGTCGGCTCTTACGGCAACCCGGCGGATCGCTGGACAGATAATGCCATCAAGCTGTACCTGAATGCGATCGATTATGGCCTGACCGCCAGCCAGGGTGAAATCAAAGGGACCGTTACTGATGCAAAAGGGAAACCAATCGGGGGCGCACTCGTGACAATCCCGGGCACATCTGTCAAAACCGCGACCAATTCGGCGGGCATTTACCGCATTGGGATCGGAATCGGCAAGTACGAGGTGAAGGTGCAGGCGAGAGGATTCGTCGAGCAAGTTGGCTCGGTCGAGATTTTGGAAACTGGCAGCAGCGCCGAGCTGAATTTCACTCTCGAATCGATTGAAGCGTCCGATCTGAAAGGCGCGGTCGTAGACAAAGTGACTGGAAAAGCCATCGCGGGCGCGGCGTTGACGCTCATTCCGGAAGATGAGCCGGACTTCAAGGGCTCTGCGGTGAGCGGCACGGACGGAAGCTATGTGTTTGAAAACTTGCTTCCTGGCAACTACAAGGTTGAGGTGAAGGTTGCTGGCTATCTGCCTGCCACGTTTGATGCAACCGTTGGCGACAAGGATGTCGAGCTGAAGATTGAACTGAATGCGTTCGAGGTCGCGGTTCTTGGTGACCGGAACGGCGCCATCAGCAGCCTTCTGAATTCGAAGGACATTTTTGCAGAAGAAAAGGGTTGGGAGCTTCTCGGCCAGCTCGAAAAGTACCGCGCGGTCGTTATCAATACGAATGGCGGAACGAAAGAGCAGGTCAGCCAGCTGATTAAGGAAAGTGACGAGAAGAGCGTCAGCATTATCTTTTCAGGCACATGGGGTGTGAAAGAAGGCTCGATTGCACTCCTGAAAGAGGCGACTGGCAAGCCGGATTATGGCGATGGCGGCTATAATGAGGGGGCTGTTTACGTGAAAGCCCTTGAAGATCATCCACTGTTTGACGGCCTTGCTGCTGGTGAGGATGGACTGATCCGTATTCATGCGGAAAAGAGCCCGTATGCCACTTTCAAAAATTATACTGGTACCGCGCTCGCCGGACTGACTGTTGACGGAGCCGATAAGGGGACCGCAATTGCGTATGAGTTCAGGGGCAAGGAGCATCTGCACCTGTTGCTGTCCTCATTCGCGGCGACGAATATCATCGGGCCGGAAAGCGGCTGGACCGCCGAAGGCAAACAGATGTTCGCCAACGCGGTTAAGTGGGCAATGGATGCCGAGCAGCAACTTCCGGTAGCACCTGTATGGGATGCGGCCGAAGTGAAGGTGAACAGCGGCGAACCAGCAGTTGTGACTGGAAAGGCCGAGCGTTTGGCAAAAGTGAACGTCTTTGAGCAGAGCGGAAACAAACGTACCCTGCTCGGTACAGTTACTGCTGACATGGACGGTGCGTTCTCGATTGAACTGAAAGGTTTGGTTAATGGCTCTCATCACCTGATTGCTGAAGCAGAGAATTTCGCTGGTAAGGTGGAATCCCAGATGCCAATGAAGCTTGTGGTCGCAGGGAAACCTGGGAAGAAGGCGAGTTAA
- a CDS encoding YidH family protein: MDEGKAKGTETIIPTIDSKYIQQHLANERTYLAWIRTAIAIIGVGFLVTNLHFNMRSTLTPINDFMANLIGVASVLLGISVIIMATVSYLQKVKTINNQTFKSPKVSIILLGILVVMIAVFFSVYFIMVNS, translated from the coding sequence ATGGATGAAGGCAAAGCAAAAGGGACGGAAACAATAATCCCGACAATAGACTCCAAGTATATTCAGCAGCATCTTGCGAACGAACGGACGTATCTTGCCTGGATCCGCACGGCGATTGCCATCATTGGGGTCGGCTTCCTTGTGACGAACCTCCATTTCAACATGAGGTCCACTCTTACACCGATCAATGATTTTATGGCCAATTTGATAGGTGTCGCTTCTGTTTTGCTTGGGATTTCCGTCATCATCATGGCGACGGTTTCCTATTTGCAGAAGGTGAAAACGATCAATAACCAGACATTCAAATCGCCAAAGGTTTCGATTATTCTGCTCGGGATTCTTGTCGTCATGATCGCCGTTTTCTTTTCGGTGTATTTCATCATGGTGAATTCCTGA
- a CDS encoding dihydrodipicolinate synthase family protein: protein MENEKFKGIIPAFYACYDEAGEVSEERTKALSLYLLEKGVKGLYVGGSSGECIYQNLEERKATLKYVAESVGGKLTLIAHVGAPSTRESVQLAKYAEELGYDALSAIPPIYFKLPESSIYRYWTDIMEASSLPFIIYNIPQTTGYNLSLNLFGKLIENKKVIGVKNSSMPVLDIERFKAAGGEDFIVFNGPDEQYVSGRLIGADSGIGGTYAAMPELYLKAEEYVSTGNFAKARSIQKDINDLIIALCSTNGNMYSAIKETLKLRGVECGSVRSPLEPVTGADLEKVAAIKEQIDATIAKYQD from the coding sequence ATGGAAAACGAAAAATTCAAAGGGATTATCCCTGCTTTTTATGCTTGTTATGACGAGGCAGGCGAGGTTTCGGAGGAGCGTACGAAGGCGCTGAGCCTCTATCTTTTAGAAAAAGGCGTAAAGGGGCTGTATGTCGGCGGGAGTTCGGGTGAATGCATTTATCAGAATCTCGAAGAACGGAAAGCGACCCTGAAATACGTGGCCGAAAGTGTTGGCGGAAAATTGACACTCATCGCTCATGTCGGTGCACCGTCCACAAGGGAAAGCGTCCAGCTGGCAAAATATGCGGAGGAGCTTGGCTATGACGCATTGTCTGCGATTCCGCCAATTTATTTCAAGCTTCCGGAAAGCTCAATCTATCGTTACTGGACCGATATTATGGAAGCGAGTTCATTGCCGTTTATCATTTACAATATTCCACAGACAACCGGCTACAACTTGTCTCTGAATCTATTTGGAAAACTGATAGAAAACAAGAAGGTCATCGGGGTTAAAAATTCATCGATGCCGGTACTCGACATTGAACGCTTCAAAGCTGCGGGCGGGGAAGATTTCATCGTCTTCAACGGACCGGACGAGCAGTACGTATCAGGTCGCCTGATTGGCGCGGACAGCGGCATCGGCGGAACATACGCGGCTATGCCAGAGCTTTATTTGAAGGCGGAAGAATACGTTTCGACCGGCAATTTTGCAAAAGCGAGAAGCATTCAAAAGGATATCAATGATTTAATTATCGCGCTCTGCTCGACTAATGGGAATATGTACTCGGCGATCAAGGAAACCTTGAAACTCCGCGGCGTCGAATGCGGTAGTGTCCGCTCCCCGCTCGAGCCAGTCACAGGGGCTGACCTTGAAAAAGTGGCTGCTATTAAAGAACAAATTGACGCGACGATTGCTAAATACCAGGATTAA